The nucleotide sequence CTACCAGGCTAGCGACTGGCTCCGCGTGGCCGAGATCCTGACGGGCTTCGACCCCGCCGAGCGCCTGCTCGGCGCCGAGATCAACTCGGTTCACGACCTCCTCTTGCACGGCTACGCAGTGCCGGATGCCGACCTCGTGTTCCTGCACTCGGCCACGGCGGACGGCCGGGCCATCGCTGCGGTTTTCACCCGCTACTTCGCTTGCCGGGGGCACCGGGCCACCGGGGTCGAGATCGAGGGCCTCCAGGACGCCGACCCCCGGGCGTTTCGCACCCGGGGCCTCCGCAATCTGGCCAAGGCTGTGGGCCGGGCCGTGCGCGAGCGCGGCGCCGCCACCGCCATCAACGCCACGGGGGGGTACAAGGCCCAGATCGCCGTGGCGGTGCTCATCGGCCAAGCCGTGGGCGTGCCCGTCTACTACAAGCACGAGCGCTTCTCCGAGATCATCGCCTTCCCCCCCATGCCCGTGGCGCTCGACTTCGGGGTGTGGATGCGCTGGAGCGGGCTCTTCTGGGCGCTCGACCGCCAGGAGCTCTCCACCTGGGCCGAGGCGGGCCAGGACTGGGACGAGCGCCTGGAGCCCCTGGTAGAGCGGGTCGAGATCGACGGCGCCACCTACCTGGAGCTCTCCCCGGTGGGCCAGATCTTCCACGAGACCTTCGCCGGCCGATTCCGCTCAGCCCGCGACCAGGTGCTCCCGCCCCCGGTGCCGGCCGCCCGAAAGACCAAGCCTCACCTCACGGACCACGGCTGGGGAAACGCCCGGGGCCCGATCCTCCACCTCTTGGAGCGGATCATCGCCGAGTCCCCTTACGTCGTGGGCTGCGCCACCCACTACTGGAACCCGAGCCTGGGCGCAGTGCGCTGCTTTCGGCTGCGGGGCGGCGAGATCGAGGGGGTGTGGAGCGACGGCACGTGGACGGTGAAGTTCCGGGTCGACACCTCGGCCCAGACCGAGGGCCAGGTGGAGGCGTGCGCGGCGGACCTGAACGGGAGGCTGGAGGGGTGGAGGTGAGGGACGGGAGGACGCGCGAAAGGTGGGCGTCACGCGAGGGAGGGCTCCGCTATACGTCGGAAGACCGGTGGGCCTCCATGTACACCCGCAGCGCCGCGTTGATCCTGCGCTCCACGTCACCGCCCCGGC is from Thermodesulfobacteriota bacterium and encodes:
- a CDS encoding putative CRISPR-associated protein — protein: MTPAHTLLCTVGTSLFFPNLSGLAREAEGQLSPAGNPRAALAAAYQASDWLRVAEILTGFDPAERLLGAEINSVHDLLLHGYAVPDADLVFLHSATADGRAIAAVFTRYFACRGHRATGVEIEGLQDADPRAFRTRGLRNLAKAVGRAVRERGAATAINATGGYKAQIAVAVLIGQAVGVPVYYKHERFSEIIAFPPMPVALDFGVWMRWSGLFWALDRQELSTWAEAGQDWDERLEPLVERVEIDGATYLELSPVGQIFHETFAGRFRSARDQVLPPPVPAARKTKPHLTDHGWGNARGPILHLLERIIAESPYVVGCATHYWNPSLGAVRCFRLRGGEIEGVWSDGTWTVKFRVDTSAQTEGQVEACAADLNGRLEGWR